The Medicago truncatula cultivar Jemalong A17 chromosome 7, MtrunA17r5.0-ANR, whole genome shotgun sequence genome includes the window TTTTTGCTATTGCCATAGTAGCGAAACCAGGATAGCATCACTGTTTTTCGTAGTGGATTCATCATAATCCGCTATATAGCATTGCTATCACtgatatttgacaacactgcatcagatataataatatttcatgTACTAACTTTTGTTTGCAAGttagtttagtaaaaaaattaaaaaccgtattttattttctactatATTTCAAGATTTCTGACATCTATCACAATAAATACTTTGTCACAGGCAGGAAGAACAGGTGAGCAGGACAATTTCATTATGCACTGGAATGCAGAGCTCCACACTTGCAGGCCTTCTAGCAACACAATTTTTGGGAAGTAGTCAAGCAGTTCCTCCTGCATGTTCTGTTGTAGCCATGGCTATAATGGGTCTCTGTCTTGCCTCTTTTTGGGGAAAGggttttgaaattaaaaacctGTTGTCATCATTACCTTCACTCAGAACCAATTCTGCTTTTGAGGCCTAACTTCTCGTTTCTTATTTGTTGGCATTCGTTAGACAATGAATTTAATATAGTGGTACTAATATCAGAGATGGCTAGGAAATGTAGGTATACAAGAAATTTCAAGTGTATAGGTTAGTCGGAAGAGTTTTTGTTAGTAACACTGTATACACGACCAAGGAAAATGTATTCATTGTAACGCGGTATAGAAACAGATgcacatatattatttattcttaTATAACTGCAAATTAATACACCTTGTACATAGACTTGCTACTATATTATTGATGATTGATTTACTAATTAACAGATCACTCTTGCCGGTTTCTGTGTGAATTTGTGCTGTGTTTATTTGTGCAATTTCTTGTTCCAACCCTGTATGAACCTATGATCTGCAAACCAAGCAAGGTTGTAATCCGGAAAGTGTGGTAAAATACACTTCTCTAGATGCAGGTTAGGGAAAATTTTAATTGTCTGATATATCATGAATTCTAGTGATAACCAAGACATAAAATTTCATATCAGGAGTAGTCCagattttcatatttcaactaCTAACTTTATCCCTCGGGGTGTGTCCGAACAATATAGCATGCTGCAGGCTGCAAAAGCCTGGATTAGCAGAAGTATGctcaaaagaaaattacattGTCCTTACCTTAAGGTGTAATAACTTGGTAAAGTAGCTGTAACTCCTGCAATTATTCTTCTCCATCATGTTTCACTAGATGTAGGTGTGTTCGGAGAACACTAAAGTCACGTTATACTAGGAGCTACACATTGGAGCTTTAAAAATAATACGGTGGAAGGACTCCAAACTCACGATTCCGGAACCACTCTACCAAACACATACTAAATAAGAAAGGTGCTGCTATCACCCCACCCCTCATTCATACTAGATTCCCTTTATATCTCTTTTTCCTAAAGAATATCTGTCCAGTTCCCCCCACCCCCTAAAAATATCAGTGTCTTGATTGGCACGGGACGCTTATTTACTCTTAGATAAATAAAAGCAATCAAATCAGTTGCAATAGAAGAAGCAATACAAGGACATTCCTCAATTTAAACAGTATCTGAAGAAGATAAAACAAATTTAGCTAAAAACTAGCCATCGTATTAACACTAGAACACTCAAAGGAGAGTTCACCCTCACCTTTTTCACCTAGGTTCACCCTTTATAGATATGATCCAAATCTTCGTCAGCATTACTGCAACAAGGACAAAAAGAATCAAtcatcattcctttatgtatcaacTTTTTTTAGTGGGGAGAGAGGCTATCATGAAAAATTCTCCAGGCAAGATATATATGTTTTGTCATGGTGCGGATGTTACAAAGCTTTGACCAAAACTCAAAATTGAGAAAGAAATTTCCTCTCACTTTCCTAATGGAGTGATCACTCAAAAGTGAGAGGAAATTTGAGAAAGATCAGATTCGGATGTTACAAAGATCAGATTCCTCTCACTTCCTAATGGAGTGATACACACGTTTAACTAAGAAATTTGAGAAAGATCAGATTCCAAATGTGTTGGTGTTGGTAAAGGGAGTTGAAGTATTTGCATGGTTTGAAAAGGCAAGAAATTCACATTTATTGATTGTACATTCTAAACTCCAAGATCATGATAAATAGTTGAGACACTTAGAGCATTTTGCAGAGGAAGTCAATTATCTTCtgaaatgttgatgaaatgGTATGTTCCCACTCTCCAAAGTCCAAACACATCCACAGCTCAGAACCCATAATACTCTATGGATACTTCACCAACACCAAGTATAGCTTGGAACCCAAAAAATATACTCCTCCGTCGCAAATTAAGTGAGATATTTGCTCATTTCACGCATATTAAGACAAATGTACAAGTGAAGAAGGGAGAAAAATTGTCTTAAGTGATCGTGTCTAGTATTAGTGCCTTCACTATTAtcataaatgaaaaatgaaatatattgaagggttaaatatgtttttagtccctataaatatatcaactttacgttttagtccctctaaaattttccttcaacttttaatctctaaaattttcaatcactacttttgatctCTATTTTTACGTCAATTTTTGtatcttttaataaaattgtgaaaaaaatgtagaatattgtaaaaatctctcaaaaaatagaattttttaacaaaacataaaataaatatgaatttttaaccgaaaaaatataaaaattcatatttaattcatgttttgttaataaaatctatttttttttagagaatcttATAATAGTAtaaatttttctacaaaattttattcgAAAATATGGTTTTTAGTCCTGATTTAAAGTTAATTCgaagtgtttatttttttaattaaaaaagagaaataaaatgaaaatataaattaaattaattattttaataatgttaaacagaaataataaaaagactGATGACACGGAGGACTAATTTATTGAGAAAATTCAAATAGGGTACCAAGAATAGGgtaataattaattatcttaTAATGGTATCAATatggtcctcgtgagcttagctcagacGGTATGACATTGGAGCGGTGTGGGGACGGGTTTTGCCTTTCTCATCCCCATCCCCTACTCCCATATACTTACCTGTTATCCTACCCATATCCAAAAggaatgagaaattgaatctcatccccgtccccaATGGGTTCATGTATTCCCgccccatccccgtccccgtagtgtatcaattttttttagtgaaaaaagagtttttttaagCTTCAATGATAATGtagtaatgcattatccaacaatttgCGCTCATTTTAACATTTCCTTATCGAATAATCCAGTTGATCATTTAACTATCAATGAAAATTCTTAtatcatgacaattatcaaaccaaataacatggcatatcattatcaaccccctaaacaaaaacaaaaatatgaccTATCTACATTCGGgtagggtttgggtatgggttcgagGTGGATACATATATCCCTGTTACCCGTCCCGTACCCGTattttgaaatcggggaaaacccgaacccatacccaaacctaGTCAAATCGGGGTTGGTTTGGGTGGGTACCCATGGGCACGGGTTTGTTCTCATGTCTaagctcagttgatatggataatgcataatgtatgcaaggtccgggttcaaaccccgaccaccataaataaaaagaaaaaaggaccaacacttcaaaaatcttaaaatagaGAAACCAAAATACATTGTAAGTGACACATGGCTTTATGGGTCGGGTCGGGTTGGGCTAAACTCACAAAAACCCATTACCCGCGTTTGCGGAGGAACAACGTACGAAACTGAAACATATAAATAAGATAGTTAGGTCACAATCTTCTTTACTTTACTTTACTGAGTTCCCTTCATTTCTCTTCCCGCTCTCGCGCGCGATCTCCTTCTTTCTCTTATCGATCGGATTCCCTTCAATTTTACAACAATACTTTCATTCAATAATCtctgtttcttttattttgtttccgAATCGAAATTATCTGAATTTACTTTCATTCTATTTTTGCAGGTAGGTTAACATCGATGACACCATTCCCTCTTCTACAACGCTTCCTTCATCTCGACGATGATAACAACTCTCGCTGGCATCAAAACATCGACCGGTTCATCCCGAATCGATCAGCTATCGATTGGGATCACGCCACCACCATCCTATCAACAACTACGACCAATGTTACAAAGGAGAATTTGTGGCTCGCTTCAAACGTTTACCAGAAGAAACTTGCCGAAGCTGCTGACCTGCCAACACGAATTTTAGCTTTCCGCAATAAACCTCGAAAACGCAATGTTATTTCCCCTCCTCCTCCTCCCCGGTCCAAACCTATGCGATATATTCCTAAGGTAATTAATCGTCATCTTGTTGCTTGTTGAAACTGCCAACTTTGTAGCACTAACACCTCTGATCAAATGTGTGTTCGGTGTCAGACACATGTGATGCCTTTCTAAATATTATTCTTTCAATTGTTTGTAGTTAGTTATATgccattttttttgtgtttgtgacaaaatattgattttgcaGACTTGTGAGGGTACTTTCGATCTTCCTGATCTCTCGGACGATTTCTCCTTGAATTTGTTAGATTGGGGCTCACGTAATGTCCTTAGCATCGCACTTGATCATACCATTTATTTTTGGAATGCCTCGGATAGTTCCGGGTCTGAATTTGTCACTGTCGATGAAGAAGAGGGTCCGGTCACAAGTGTGTGTTGGGCTCCAGATGGACGCCATTTAGCCGTTGGATTGACGAATTCACATGTTCAGCTCTGGGATACCGCTGCTAACAAACAGGTAAATACCGTTTGTGTTCTTTGTATTCACCATAGTGAACATCTTCTTCGTTGTATTGTTTTCAAAGTGGAAATGGTTTCTAATATTTTCATGTTtgtggtttcattttggtcacTGCAGCTAAGGACATTAAAGGGCGGACACAGAGCAAGAGTGGGCTCATTGGCTTGGAACGGTCATGTTCTCACAACAGGGGGTATGGATGGTAAGATTGTAAACAATGATGTTAGATTGAGATCTCAGATCATCAACACATACAGGGGACACCGACGTGAGGTTTGCGGGCTCAAATGGTCACTCGATGGAAAACAACTGGCAAGTGGGGGTAACG containing:
- the LOC25498169 gene encoding cell division cycle 20.2, cofactor of APC complex; the protein is MTPFPLLQRFLHLDDDNNSRWHQNIDRFIPNRSAIDWDHATTILSTTTTNVTKENLWLASNVYQKKLAEAADLPTRILAFRNKPRKRNVISPPPPPRSKPMRYIPKTCEGTFDLPDLSDDFSLNLLDWGSRNVLSIALDHTIYFWNASDSSGSEFVTVDEEEGPVTSVCWAPDGRHLAVGLTNSHVQLWDTAANKQLRTLKGGHRARVGSLAWNGHVLTTGGMDGKIVNNDVRLRSQIINTYRGHRREVCGLKWSLDGKQLASGGNDNVVHIWDMSAVSSNSPTRWLYRFDEHKAAVKALAWCPFQGNLLASGGGGGDCCVKLWNTGMGERMNSVDTGSQVCALLWSKNERELLSSHGLTQNQLTLWKYPSMLKIAELHGHTSRVLHMTQSPDGSTVASAAAAADQTLRFWEVFGTPPAAPPKRNKMPFADSNRIR